CTCCATCGTCGCACCGATGATTCTGATGGTCTGCGCGATTGGCGCGTTCACCGTGAACGGCTCGGCGTCCGACATCTGGATGATGCTGCTGTTTGGCGTGGTGGGCTATGTGTTCAAGAAGCTCGACTACCCACTCGCCCCGATGGTGCTCGCCATCGTGCTCGGCGACCGCATGGAAGACGCCTTCCGCCAGAGCATGCTGGGCAGCAACGGCAACATTGGCGTGTTCTGGCACAACGGCCTGTCGGGCACGATCATCACGCTGGCCTTGATTCTGCTGTTCTGGCCGGTGATCTGTGCTGTGATTGCGAAGCTGAAGGGGCAGAAGAAAAAATCAGCGCCTGCCGTCGATATGGCTTGATTCAAGGGCTTAGGCAACCGAAGCGCGCGCTGTTCTGGCAGGGCGCGCTTTTGTTTTGGCGGCGTGTTTGACGGCCTTCTTTTGCTCGCCCGTATCGAGATGCAGGCTGACGCTGCAATCCAGCGCCAAGGCCAACTTGGACATGGTCTCCAGCGACAGATTGCTGGAGCCGTTGAACAGTTTGGTGATGTAGGCGGGCGAGACCTCGGCGCGTCTTGCCAACTCGGCCTTGGTGATGCTCTGGGCTGTCATGCGCAGATGGACTTCGGACAGAAAACCCACGGACAGCTTTTCCGCTTGGTACTTCGGGTCCGCATTCATCTTGCGATACAGCGCTGCAAATCCGGTTGTGCTCATAGTTCCTCCGTCCATTGAATGGCGTTGTTTGCAGTGTCGGACGCGAATTGCCGCTTGATCCTCACTGCCTCCTCCACTTCGGCCTTGGGTGTCTTCTGGCTCTTCTTCACAAAGAGGTGCGAGCAGATGACCAACCTGCCCGGCGATCCGTAGAAGAACAGCAACCTCAGCCGTCCTGCGATCAACTCGTAGATCTTGTTGGGTCCATTCACCAAATGCAGTTGATCCGAAGACAAGCTCA
This genomic stretch from Diaphorobacter sp. HDW4B harbors:
- a CDS encoding helix-turn-helix transcriptional regulator, encoding MSTTGFAALYRKMNADPKYQAEKLSVGFLSEVHLRMTAQSITKAELARRAEVSPAYITKLFNGSSNLSLETMSKLALALDCSVSLHLDTGEQKKAVKHAAKTKARPARTARASVA
- a CDS encoding type II toxin-antitoxin system RelE/ParE family toxin, translating into MKILRIQKDLYEVGAAIHERRGGALECRLLEQLGSLDANFDASGRRMMVYMETLAMLGPVSLSSDQLHLVNGPNKIYELIAGRLRLLFFYGSPGRLVICSHLFVKKSQKTPKAEVEEAVRIKRQFASDTANNAIQWTEEL